The genome window ACCATTTGTGTATCTCGATCTGCGCCACATGGGACCAGAAAAAATTATGAGCCGCGTTCCTTTCTGTTGGGAAGAAGCCCACCGCTTAGTTGGTATTGATGCAGTACATCAACCGATGCCGGTGCGTCCTACGGTGCATTATTCAATGGGGGGAATTCCTGTTAATACCGATGGGCAAGTCCGCAGTAGTGGAGACAATTTAGTTGATGGCTTCTTTGCTGCTGGTGAGTGTGCGTGTGTCTCGGTGCATGGTGCAAATCGTCTGGGAAGTAATTCACTGCTTGAATGTGTTGTCTATGGACGCCGAACGGGGAAAGCGATCGCGCAGTATGTGCAAAATCGCAAGTTACCTGCAATTGACGAGCAACGTTACATTACAGAAGCCCAGCGTCGCCTGCAAGCCTTACTCGAGCAACCAGGCAAGTACCGAATCAACCAAGTTCGTACTGCTTTTCAAGACTGCATGACGCAGCATTGTGGTGTCTTTCGCACTGCCGAAATTATGCAAGAAGGCTTGCAACAAATACAACAATTACAACAGCGATATTCGGATATTTACTTAGACGACAAAAGCATATGTTGGAACACAGAAATTGTTGAAGCATTAGAACTGCAAAGTTTATTCGTCGTAGGTAGAATCATTCTTGCAGCTGCCTTAAATCGTCAAGAAAGTCGCGGCGCACACTACCGCGAAGATTACGCGCAGCGCAATGATAGCGATTTTCTCAAACATACAATGGCTTACTATTCCCCAGCCGGAATTGATCTACAATATCGACCTGTTACAATTACAATGTTTGAACCGCAAGAAAGAAAGTATTAGAGTTCTATTAAATGAGTGGCGATTCTATCTCTAGGGTTGAGAAAGTGGGGAATTCCTAGCAGAGTCAGCTTCTGAAAGTAATTAGTATTCTTCAATTGGCAATTTTAGTTAACGGTGGGCTTGCATAAACTAACCTCGGACTATGTTAACTTTAGATACATAGTATTCCATGTTGTTACGTAAACTTCTCAGCTTAAGGTAATTTTATTTATTAGAAGACATTTTAAGTTTAAATTGCTCCCTCATTTTAAAGAAGATCGGCAATGACTGATAATGGAGAACAAACGCGGAATCGGTTAAGCAAAGATGTTGTCCTGCTGATTAGAGGGCTAATCATTGGTAAAGTGTTAACACTTGTCGTGATTGGTGGTGTCTTGTGGTGGTTGAGACCACGTTTATTCATGAGTAACGACGCCGCAACTCAAAATTCAGGTGTTGCTTCAGTTGCGAACGATGGAGCAAACTTTCAGTCAGTTGCAGCAGTACCGACTGGTACATTTAACTATGGTGGTAGTCCAGCTTGGGCGGCGATTAGACAGCTGGTAGATGCACAAATTCAAAATGCACGTCCAGAATTACAACTGCGTTACGTATCTCCTGGTGAAGGTGTTCCCAGTTCAAGGACAGGCATTCAAATGTTGCTTGACGGAAAGATAGACATAGCTCAAACTTCTCGTCCCTTAACAGCAACAGAAGCGGCAATCGCCAAAGAGCGAGGTATTGTACTAGAGCAAAGTCCTGTTGGAGTTGATGGTGTAGCAGTAGCCGTGAACCATTCACTAACAGTCGCAGGATTAACGACTGAGCAGTTGCGGCAAATCTATCAAGGAACAATTACCAACTGGAGCCAAGTTGGAGGACCAGACCTTAACATTGTGCCATTTTCTCGACCGTTAGAAGATGCAGATACTCCAATATTTGCTTCTCAAAGCCAGTCGTCGCAGTTTGGAACTCAAGTGCAGTATGTCACCACAACAACAGAAGCGTTACGTCAAGTTAGTAATACCCCAGGTGGTATATATTATGCTTCTGCACGTACGATAGTACCTCAATGTAGTGTCAAAACTTTGCCTTTAGGCGAGAATACCAATCAGCTGATCGCTCCTTATCGTCAGCCCTCAGTTCAGACAAGTGAATGTCCCGCTGAACGGAATCAGGTAAATACAGCCGTTTTTGAAAGCGGCGAATATCCAATCACTTACAATCTATTTGTCATTACCAAGCAAAATCAAAGTCGAGAACAACAAGCAGGAGAAGCTTACACTAATCTTTTGCTAAGTCAACAGGGACAAAAAGCACTAGAGCAAGTTGGATTTGCACCAGTATCGTCAGATATTGCCCGTCAATAATCCAAAGTAGCACTGCGAAGTACTTTATGCGCTCTTTAACATGATAGGCGAAGTCATTAAAGGTCGATACCAAATACTAGAAATTCTCAGTAGGGGAGGATTTTGTCAAACGTATCTGGCTCAAGACCTTTACGAACCAGAGACTAAATGTGTAATTAAACATCTTTCAACTGCAACTAGTTCTCAACCACAAACAATAGCTGACCTGCGCTCATCATTTACTAGAGAAGCACAAGCTTTAGAGAAATTAGGCGAACACGACCAAGTACCACAGCTACTTGCTCACTTTGAGATCGATCGAGAATTCTACTTGGTGCAGCAGTTCGTGACTGGTCATCCTTTGAGTGAAGAACTACAAACACCTTGGAGTGAAAGTCAAGTAGTAGAGGTGTTGCAACAAGTTTTGAGCATTTTAGAGTATGTTCACGATTACGGATTGATTCACCGCGACATCAAACCTAGCAATTTAATTCGTCGGAAGAGCGATCGCCAATTAGTGTTAATTGACTTTGGTAGTGTCAAGCAAGTCTGGAAGCAAGTCGTCACAGCTGGAGGTCAGACAAGTTCCAAATTTGTTGAGGGAATTCCTGCTACCGTTGCTATTGGTACTCCTGGATATATGCCAACTGAACAAGGAAGAGGTAGACCTCGACCAAACAGTGATATTTATGCACTAGGGATGATTGGTATTCAAGCCTTGACTGGGCGCAGTCCGAGTGAGTTACTTGAAGATGCGGATGGGGAGATTATTTGGCAACACTACGCTGATGTTAGTCCTCGTTTAGCAAACATCCTAAATCAAATGGTGCGCTACCACTTTAAAGAGCGTTATCAATCAGCAACAGAAGCCTTACAAGCATTGCAACCTCTTACAGAACAAAATGACAACTTAAACTTGGTTCAACTGACCTCAGATGTAGTAGAAAAGCGATCGCCAACTTTCACAACTGATACCAGCAATACTACCAATAGCAAGTCAGATCGATTGACATTGTGGCTAGGACTAGCAATAGGTGCAGTTTCTGCTGTGGTGTTAATAGTCAGCAGCTACTACTATTTGCGTCCGCTACCTCCAAACAATTCACCATCATCTTGGCAAGAAACAACTCACGACCTGGCACAAAGTACTTTTAATCTATCAAAAGACGTAGTAAAATAATCATAAATTGAAGGGGAGTAACTGCTGACACGCGATTTTGTCAGCACACTTGAGTCAACATACTGGTGAATAACCTGGTTCAAGTGACAACTTAGCAAGTAGTATTGCCAAGCTAATTTGGAAGTGAGACCTTCACTAAGTTCACAACAGGAATTGTGAGCTTGGTGGGGTCTTTTGGCTGTCATCAAGCTCATCAAGCAGAGGTTAGTTTAGTTTGAGGAGCTTGATCAGGTGCTATCTGCTTTTATCGCGGGTTTTTTCCTCATTGCAGTATCTGAGCTAGGAGATAAAACATTTTTTATTGCCGCAATTTTAGCAATGCGCCATTCGCGTAGGCTGATTTTTGCTGCTGTCGTCGCGGCTTTAGCAACAATGACGGTATTATCTGTACTCGTGGGGCAAGTCGCATCAGTATTTCCGCCAAACTACATCTACTATGCCGAAATTACTTTATTTATTGGCTTTGGCTTTAAGCTTTTGTACGATGCAAGTCAAATGCCTGCCAATGCTTGTGATGTGGAAGTGGTGCAAGAAGCTGTAGATATTGTGGAAAAGGCAGAAGGTAGCTTACCCCAGCAATCAAATTGGGCGATTTGTGCTGAAGCATTTGTTTTGACATTTCTAGCTGAGTGGGGCGATCGCACGCAAATTGCAACAATCGCCTTAGCAGCAGGTAATAATCCTTTAGGAGTCACAGCAGGGGCAATTTTAGGTCATGCGCTGTGTGCTGCGATCGCTGTTATTGGTGGCAGAATGTTAGCTGGACGCATATCTGAGCAAGCATTAACTATTTTTGGCGGTTGTTTGTTTTTGTTATTCGGACTAATGGCGTGGTGGGAAGGACTTAATTAGAGGGGCTAGGAGCGAGGGGTGAGGGGCTAAGGCTTGGAGAAGGAGTTGCGAGTTGATTAATTCGCTCTTTGTATTGAGCGGGGGCTAATCCTGCAGCATTATCAAATAAGGGTTTAGCTTCCTCATTTTTGCCTTGTTGCTGTAATGCCATAGCTTTTGCTAATACTGGACGAAAATCTTGTTTGTTATTACTAATCAGTTCGTCGTAGATAGCGATCGCCTCATTGTAATTTTGCTGCGTGGCATAGACTTGAGCTAAAAGTAGCCTGACACCATTAATATCTACACTACCAGGCTGATTTTGATTAGCTTCTGGAGCATTCGAGAGGGTGTTTTGGAGTAAAGCAACTGCCTCCATTGGACGTTGTTCGCGTAACTGGACATTGGCTAGTCCTTCAAGCGCTGGGAGATTACCTGGATTTGCATTGAGAATCGAGCGATACGCCGCAGCTTCACCTTCGCGATCGCCTAGCCTTTGCTTAACTTCCGCCAACAGTAAGCCATATTGTGTTTCTGCCGGATTCAATGCGACCAATTTTTCGAGGGGATCAACAGTCCCTTTAAGATCCAATAGTTGAATTCGTGCTTCGACTAATCCCCGTAATGCTGTTTGATTTTCTGGTTCGCGCTGCAAAACGACTTCATAGCCTCGTGCAGCTTCTTCAAGTTGTTTTTGACCTTGGTTGGTTACAGATGTTTCGCTTACTGGTTGACTGGCGCGAAATGCGGTGCTGATCAAAGGAATCATTGAAAACCCAACGAAGGCAATGATTGCCAGCACCAGAACTACACTAATAAACCAGCGTCTACGCGGTTGAGACACAAAACTGCCTTGAACTCTAAATCTAAAATAATATTATTTGTGATGAATAAGAGAATTACTGAAAATTGCTTTAACTTTGCCGAAGCTTTCTAGACTAACGAGTTAAAATAGCTGCAATATTATTTAAGTAGGTGCTCAAAACAAGTCTCAACAATATTCTGTGGAAACGTGCTGTGGGATAGAGTTTGAAATTAATGAATGCTGGCAACGATATGCAAAACCTTCGGATAATGTCCGGAATGTGACAGCTGTACTTTGTTTGGTTACTGGAGGCTATGTAGCTATGCTATGCTTCGCACACTGGAGTTTGCACAGTGCATTTTAGCTACTTTTTGTTGCTAAGAAGCACAACACTTGTGTACTTCCTAACAGTCTACAGGTAACGTGCAAGTGCCAAATATAATCTCAAGTTGGATGTGTCTCCGCCGCAAGGAGTTTTTATGAATTCCTCCGTTAATCCGTTTTCCGAATCATCCAATGCTGCCTTTGACTCTGTGTCAACTGAATCTCAGGCAGAAATTGGGGGTGAATCATCACCAACTGTAACAGATGCTGTAGAAACATCAGTCAATCGACAGCAACCAATTCCGCCTCCGAGTGAACCAATGCAGTATCGAGCAATTGGTTTGGTTCGGAGTAGATATGTTCCCAGTGCCGAACAGTTCACTAAAGGCATACTGTTGACAAGTGAGGGAATTGAAATTGATGCTGTTCTTTTAGGAAGAGTTATGAGCTTGGTGAGGAATCACCTCGATTTATCCCAAGAACATTTATGGGTGGTTTATCCGCGTACGCAACAAAAAGAAGGTACTTTACACCTGCAAGTTGTTGGTGTGTGGGAACCAGATAAGTTAGCGAAACAAAGTCAAAATCAGGATTCCGAGATTGGGGATCAGGAAAATGAATTTTCTGCGTTAGAACCACCTCGCCCTTCAGATTTAGTAGAAGATGGTTATTTCTCAGTGCGAGGTGAAATTGTTTATCAGTCTGCGCCCGATCAACACTTCATTGTGAAAATTAAGCAGGCTCCGCGCAAAGATTCGGATAAGCCCAAATATTTTAAGTTAAAACTTAGCGGCGATCTCGCAAGTAAAGCTGTTGGTCAATTTTGGGACTTACACGCGCAAAGGCAAGAGAAAGATTTGGTACTTAAAGAGGGAAGTGCGATCGCGATTCTGCCATCGAAGCCTAAATTAAAGCGCGGTGGTAGTCCTCGTAAAGGAGGTTATCCACTTCCTAAACGTAATTCAGATCCACCACGCCCAGTGCGTAAATCTCTAGACGCCAAGCCAGTAGCACGACCTGTTCCAAAATCCTCGGTTCCTAAACCAATCAAGCGCCCGAAGCCACCAAACTAGAGAGAGGGACAGAGAGTAAGCGGGTGGTAGGGTAGTTGGGATTGAGAGTATGAGGGTTGAAGGGTATCTCTACTACTCGAACACTCTTCCACTATTCACTCGCTCCTCACTCCGGACTTCGTCCCGCTGCGCTAACGCCCCTGACTCCTCTTTCACTCCAAAGCAACTTGTGCGCCCCAAATGTCTTGAGGAAGAAAAGAGCGTTCTTTAGGGATTGGTGCAACTGGCTCAGCAAGAGTAAATTTTCCTGCTTCAATCCACTGTTTGAGGGCGATCGTGACTTGACGTGATAAAAATAAACTGGCTAGGGGAGCAACGCGCACAGGTTTCCCTTCAATCGCGATCCGCCCAGATTTAAGCTGTGCGTAACTGACCAAACCAAAGGTAGGACGCACGCGACGTGGAATCGAAAAGTCTACTATCGGAGCTACTAAGTCGTTGTCTTGAACTGCACAGCGGGCAACGACTTCCTCATTTAAAACGGGTAAGGGTACTCCAACGCCGATCATAAGAGAAGGACCATAGCTTTTAAAATAGCAGCCACGTACCCAACGGGCATCCATTTGTTTGGCATCACCGATCAAAGCTAAAGTTGCCGCAGGACCTATCGGTGTGTCGTTTGGGAGGCGCTTTTGTAAAGGAAAGTGTTGTGTCCCTTCCCAAGCAACATAGCCAATCCCACCACCTAAAAAAATTCGCGTACCAATCCCAATCAATTGTAAATTCGGGTCGTTCAATAGTGGAGAAAGCGCCCCAGGGTTAGAGTAAACAGCATTACCTAACCGAGGTTGTAGCGGTCCTAGATACGTGTGTAAAGGGCGATCGCCGCCATTAACTCCCACAATAAAATTTTGATATAGATTTCGAGGATTAAATAAATAAAACTGGTTAATTGTATCGCGGGTAATCGTCGTTTCAAACGTCGCACGCGGATAACAATCAGTGACTTGTCCTAAAGCACGTAGCTGAATCGGTAATCCAGCAATCAAATCGGAAATAACATGACCTCCGCCTTTTTCTCGCACTTCTTCACCATCAATTGCCTCAACTGCTTGAGTTGCACCTAAATAGAGATCTACGGCTCCAAAGCCTGAATAGGCAGGAACGCCATCCAACCAACAGCGACGAATTTTAATTGGGGGATCGGTATGTCCTAAATTGATAATTGCTCCCGATGATTCCATCGGCTCGAATGTGCCAGTAGTAATGACATCTACTTCTTTTGCGGCTTGAGTAACGCCGACTTCGGCAACTCGTGCTTTCAATTCCTCAACTGTCAACACCGCTGCACTTTGACGAGCAATTTTTTCATTAATTTCGGCAATTGTACGCATGGCAGTTGAGAGCAAAAGTAGAGATTGAGATGCTTTGAGAAGGCTATCAATTATTAGCCTACACGTTGGGGCGATCGCAAACCATTTAGAAGCTTTCTAGAAGAATAGAGACAAACTCATGATAAGTTGAGAAGATATCTCAATTAGCTGAAAATGCTTTAATAATGGCAATTATCCTTTCACAAAGTAGCTACTGGGAGCTATTTGAGGACACTGTAGAAGTCGAAACCAATGTTCATGCAGTTGATGAATTCGATACTATTTGGAAATATCCGCAGCAGCTTGGTCAAGGATATTGGCGAGATATTGTCCTTGGTGAAGGATTATCATTAACGATCGCAGACTATCAACCACACGATGACATCATTTCTGCAGCACCCGAACGCCAACACCCTTTAGAGTACACCTTCTATCTTGCCGGCGGTGAGGGGTGTAATGATTGCTTTGTGCGTGCTGGGCAATATACGCTATGTGGTAGTGGAGTTGCCCCCAAAGAAGATTGCTACTCCTCTGCTCAAAACCGATGCTTTATTGTTAATGCACACATTGCACCTGCCCTGTTTCAATCATTTTTGGAGCCTACCAAGGAACTGCCACAGGAGTTTAAGCATTTGCTGCGTGATTTGCATCAAGAATACAGTATTAGTTTTGGCAAAACTACCGCACAAATGCACCTAGTTTTGCAACAAATTTTACAGTGCCCTTACCACGGTTTCATGAAACGCATATATCTCGAAAGTAAGATTTGGGAGCTAATCGTGTTGCTGCTTGACCAACTAAAACCACAAAAACAGCAAAAATCTACTACACTAAAATCTGACGATATTGAGCGCATTTACCAAGCGCAAGCAATTTTATTACAGCAACTTAGTAATCCACCTTCTTTAATTGAGCTAGCCCGTAAAGTGGGTCTGAATGACTGCACGTTGAAGCGGGGATTTCGCCAAGTTTTCGGCAAAACGGCATTTGCGTATTTACATCATCACCGATTAGAACAAGCGAAGCAACTGTTAGCACAAGGAGATATGAGTGTTGCAGAAGTTGCCCTTAGTGTAGGATTTGCCGATCGCAGCTACTTCACAACAGCTTTTCGCAAGCAATATGGCTGTAATCCAGGCGCTTACCGACGGCGATAAGTATCAAAAAATTCCGTCTACCCTACAAAAAAATTCCGTTTAGCCAACATCTGACTCGCGATCGCAATGGTTCATCACTGTAAGCTAATTGAGAATTCCTCTTGCTTGAGTGATGACGCAACTACGACAAATTGTATTAATTATTAGTATTCTGCTGTTGGTATTATCACCAAAGGCGCGGGCGGAAATTTCTAGAGATAGCCAGCCGCAACACATCGGGCAACGATCGCCGTTACCATTATTGACTCCTAATACCCCAAATCAAATTACAGGAGT of Gloeocapsopsis sp. IPPAS B-1203 contains these proteins:
- a CDS encoding homocysteine biosynthesis protein, encoding MRTIAEINEKIARQSAAVLTVEELKARVAEVGVTQAAKEVDVITTGTFEPMESSGAIINLGHTDPPIKIRRCWLDGVPAYSGFGAVDLYLGATQAVEAIDGEEVREKGGGHVISDLIAGLPIQLRALGQVTDCYPRATFETTITRDTINQFYLFNPRNLYQNFIVGVNGGDRPLHTYLGPLQPRLGNAVYSNPGALSPLLNDPNLQLIGIGTRIFLGGGIGYVAWEGTQHFPLQKRLPNDTPIGPAATLALIGDAKQMDARWVRGCYFKSYGPSLMIGVGVPLPVLNEEVVARCAVQDNDLVAPIVDFSIPRRVRPTFGLVSYAQLKSGRIAIEGKPVRVAPLASLFLSRQVTIALKQWIEAGKFTLAEPVAPIPKERSFLPQDIWGAQVALE
- a CDS encoding substrate-binding domain-containing protein produces the protein MTDNGEQTRNRLSKDVVLLIRGLIIGKVLTLVVIGGVLWWLRPRLFMSNDAATQNSGVASVANDGANFQSVAAVPTGTFNYGGSPAWAAIRQLVDAQIQNARPELQLRYVSPGEGVPSSRTGIQMLLDGKIDIAQTSRPLTATEAAIAKERGIVLEQSPVGVDGVAVAVNHSLTVAGLTTEQLRQIYQGTITNWSQVGGPDLNIVPFSRPLEDADTPIFASQSQSSQFGTQVQYVTTTTEALRQVSNTPGGIYYASARTIVPQCSVKTLPLGENTNQLIAPYRQPSVQTSECPAERNQVNTAVFESGEYPITYNLFVITKQNQSREQQAGEAYTNLLLSQQGQKALEQVGFAPVSSDIARQ
- a CDS encoding TMEM165/GDT1 family protein, with translation MLSAFIAGFFLIAVSELGDKTFFIAAILAMRHSRRLIFAAVVAALATMTVLSVLVGQVASVFPPNYIYYAEITLFIGFGFKLLYDASQMPANACDVEVVQEAVDIVEKAEGSLPQQSNWAICAEAFVLTFLAEWGDRTQIATIALAAGNNPLGVTAGAILGHALCAAIAVIGGRMLAGRISEQALTIFGGCLFLLFGLMAWWEGLN
- a CDS encoding serine/threonine-protein kinase — encoded protein: MIGEVIKGRYQILEILSRGGFCQTYLAQDLYEPETKCVIKHLSTATSSQPQTIADLRSSFTREAQALEKLGEHDQVPQLLAHFEIDREFYLVQQFVTGHPLSEELQTPWSESQVVEVLQQVLSILEYVHDYGLIHRDIKPSNLIRRKSDRQLVLIDFGSVKQVWKQVVTAGGQTSSKFVEGIPATVAIGTPGYMPTEQGRGRPRPNSDIYALGMIGIQALTGRSPSELLEDADGEIIWQHYADVSPRLANILNQMVRYHFKERYQSATEALQALQPLTEQNDNLNLVQLTSDVVEKRSPTFTTDTSNTTNSKSDRLTLWLGLAIGAVSAVVLIVSSYYYLRPLPPNNSPSSWQETTHDLAQSTFNLSKDVVK
- a CDS encoding AraC family transcriptional regulator, encoding MAIILSQSSYWELFEDTVEVETNVHAVDEFDTIWKYPQQLGQGYWRDIVLGEGLSLTIADYQPHDDIISAAPERQHPLEYTFYLAGGEGCNDCFVRAGQYTLCGSGVAPKEDCYSSAQNRCFIVNAHIAPALFQSFLEPTKELPQEFKHLLRDLHQEYSISFGKTTAQMHLVLQQILQCPYHGFMKRIYLESKIWELIVLLLDQLKPQKQQKSTTLKSDDIERIYQAQAILLQQLSNPPSLIELARKVGLNDCTLKRGFRQVFGKTAFAYLHHHRLEQAKQLLAQGDMSVAEVALSVGFADRSYFTTAFRKQYGCNPGAYRRR
- a CDS encoding tetratricopeptide repeat protein; translation: MSQPRRRWFISVVLVLAIIAFVGFSMIPLISTAFRASQPVSETSVTNQGQKQLEEAARGYEVVLQREPENQTALRGLVEARIQLLDLKGTVDPLEKLVALNPAETQYGLLLAEVKQRLGDREGEAAAYRSILNANPGNLPALEGLANVQLREQRPMEAVALLQNTLSNAPEANQNQPGSVDINGVRLLLAQVYATQQNYNEAIAIYDELISNNKQDFRPVLAKAMALQQQGKNEEAKPLFDNAAGLAPAQYKERINQLATPSPSLSPSPLAPSPSN